A region from the Janthinobacterium agaricidamnosum genome encodes:
- a CDS encoding YgiW/YdeI family stress tolerance OB fold protein: MPLHRQLIVSLAAACALLAGGAHAQYVGPSTGPAAPGNVAAILKNPVDDQAVVLRGNLLRKVGNEKYTFSDGTAEIRVDIDDKVFMNRQIDARTRVEIRGEVEKDFMESPEIDVDVLTVVP, translated from the coding sequence ATGCCACTGCACCGCCAACTCATCGTCTCCCTGGCCGCCGCCTGCGCCTTGCTGGCCGGCGGCGCGCACGCCCAATACGTGGGGCCGTCGACCGGCCCCGCCGCGCCCGGCAATGTGGCCGCCATCCTGAAAAATCCCGTCGACGACCAGGCCGTCGTGCTGCGCGGCAACCTGCTGCGCAAAGTGGGGAACGAGAAATACACGTTTTCCGACGGCACGGCGGAAATCCGCGTGGACATCGACGACAAGGTCTTCATGAACCGCCAGATCGACGCCAGGACCCGCGTGGAAATTCGCGGCGAAGTGGAAAAGGATTTCATGGAAAGCCCGGAAATCGATGTCGACGTGCTGACCGTGGTCCCCTAA
- a CDS encoding ABC transporter permease subunit — protein sequence MPMLLPALTIARYTLLEALRSRLPWLFVLAACAAAGLAGFLQQLALTESGAVQAALLAAALRLAGVFLLATFIITSTAREAADRGLELLLALPMPRAAYLLGKLLGYGALAAAPAVLFGLLMALFAAPAQSALWALSLLGELWIVAAFSLLCAASLQQALPALAATSAFYVLARMLGSLQLLAHGPQAGDSLVQRATAGAIDVLALLLPRLDAFARTEWLLYATGDWQALANVAAQTAIYVALLASCALCDFYRRNI from the coding sequence ATGCCGATGCTCCTGCCCGCCCTCACCATCGCCCGCTACACGCTGCTCGAAGCGCTGCGCAGCCGCCTGCCGTGGCTGTTCGTGCTGGCCGCCTGCGCCGCCGCCGGCCTGGCCGGCTTTCTGCAGCAACTGGCGCTGACGGAAAGCGGCGCCGTGCAGGCGGCGCTGCTGGCGGCCGCCTTGCGCCTGGCCGGCGTCTTCCTGCTGGCCACGTTCATCATCACCAGCACGGCGCGCGAAGCGGCTGACCGGGGCCTGGAATTGCTGCTGGCCTTGCCCATGCCGCGCGCAGCCTACCTGCTGGGCAAACTGCTGGGCTACGGGGCGCTGGCGGCAGCGCCCGCCGTGCTATTCGGCTTGCTGATGGCGCTGTTCGCCGCGCCCGCGCAAAGCGCGCTGTGGGCGCTGTCCTTGCTGGGAGAATTGTGGATCGTCGCCGCCTTCAGCCTGCTGTGCGCGGCCAGCCTGCAGCAGGCCCTGCCCGCGCTGGCCGCGACTAGCGCTTTCTATGTGCTGGCGCGCATGCTGGGCAGCCTGCAGCTACTCGCGCACGGCCCGCAGGCGGGCGACTCCCTGGTGCAACGGGCCACGGCAGGCGCCATCGACGTGCTGGCCCTGCTCTTGCCCCGCCTCGACGCCTTTGCGCGCACGGAGTGGCTGCTATACGCCACCGGCGACTGGCAAGCCCTGGCCAATGTGGCGGCGCAAACGGCCATCTATGTGGCCTTGCTGGCCAGTTGCGCGCTGTGCGACTTTTACCGCAGGAACATCTGA
- a CDS encoding type II secretion system protein: MSALHARRQGGFSLIEIAIVLVIVGLMIGGLVTPLTVQLEQRKVAETQQALNEAKEALTGFALRYGYLPCPAISAGNGLEDRRGARCTGEKRAGFLPWATLGLRQGDSWNNLFRYSVTPAFSDSEQQFNLGTPRDISIVTRNGGALLQATALRDIPAMIMSHGKNGFGATGVQGQRQAVPFGNNVDERNNASNATTVISRAASGPQQPGGEFDDIVVWLSPNILFNRMVAAQRLPR; this comes from the coding sequence ATGAGCGCCCTCCATGCGCGCCGCCAGGGCGGCTTTTCCCTGATCGAGATCGCCATCGTGCTCGTCATCGTCGGCCTGATGATCGGCGGCCTGGTCACGCCCTTGACGGTGCAGCTGGAACAGCGCAAGGTGGCCGAGACGCAACAGGCGCTCAATGAAGCGAAGGAAGCGCTGACGGGCTTTGCGCTGCGCTACGGCTACCTGCCGTGTCCCGCCATCTCCGCCGGCAATGGCCTGGAAGACCGGCGCGGCGCCCGCTGCACGGGCGAAAAACGTGCGGGCTTCCTGCCCTGGGCCACCCTGGGGCTGCGCCAGGGCGACAGCTGGAACAATCTGTTCCGCTACAGCGTGACGCCCGCCTTCAGCGACAGCGAGCAGCAATTCAACCTGGGCACGCCGCGCGACATCAGCATCGTCACGCGCAACGGCGGCGCGCTGCTGCAGGCGACGGCGTTAAGGGACATCCCCGCCATGATCATGTCCCACGGAAAGAACGGCTTTGGCGCCACGGGCGTGCAGGGCCAGCGCCAGGCTGTGCCTTTCGGCAACAATGTCGACGAGCGCAACAATGCATCGAACGCCACCACTGTCATCAGCCGCGCCGCCAGCGGCCCGCAGCAGCCGGGCGGCGAGTTCGACGATATCGTCGTCTGGCTGTCGCCGAACATCCTGTTCAACCGCATGGTGGCGGCGCAAAGGCTGCCCCGCTGA
- a CDS encoding tetratricopeptide repeat protein: MSLLMQALKKAERAKQNSLSDEELEKPSEAYDQVLELAPADALPPRPAPAAPPPAQPASSLRLEPLQDAPAPQPEPSGAQPGSQQGTQPGPPPEPPRARPEPPPAKPRASRSNPPPKGPTGPISVDPATVRLAVLLAILLLVAGSMAYWYWRASSSPGAGANLPGVPMPLTDAPGTAGVAGPIVVLPGAGGVLPDAPAPAPLPQDAPREQRPPAGAAEQQAMIQAAAQAAVAAQLAQLPPPAQPSLPPVAAPDNSQIQVLRNDTAPQINPGVQQAYQAFNGGQLGLARQQYESVLRQDANNRDALLGLAAVALRENQGAQAASLYVRLLEINPDDGVALAGLIGLRQGDVVQSEARLKALLARTPDSGPVLFALGNVYAKQRRWNEAQQQFFRAYGAAPGNPDYAFNLAVGLDRLNQPKLAATYYQRALTLAQTTPAAFDQAVVQTRLRELAAPAPAAPAPAEPATITPRQE; this comes from the coding sequence ATGAGCTTGTTGATGCAGGCGCTCAAGAAAGCCGAGCGCGCCAAGCAGAACAGCCTTTCCGACGAAGAACTGGAAAAGCCGTCCGAAGCCTACGACCAGGTGCTGGAACTGGCGCCGGCCGACGCCCTGCCGCCCCGCCCCGCGCCTGCCGCGCCACCGCCCGCGCAGCCGGCAAGCAGCTTGCGCCTGGAACCGCTGCAGGACGCTCCCGCGCCGCAGCCCGAGCCCAGCGGCGCGCAGCCCGGTTCACAGCAAGGCACGCAACCTGGCCCGCCCCCCGAGCCGCCGCGCGCCCGTCCGGAACCGCCGCCCGCCAAGCCACGCGCCAGCCGCAGCAATCCGCCGCCGAAAGGCCCCACCGGCCCCATCAGCGTCGACCCGGCCACCGTGCGCCTGGCCGTGCTGCTGGCGATCCTGCTGCTGGTGGCGGGATCGATGGCGTATTGGTACTGGCGCGCCAGCAGCAGCCCCGGCGCGGGCGCCAACCTGCCCGGCGTACCCATGCCGCTGACGGACGCCCCGGGCACGGCCGGCGTTGCCGGCCCCATCGTGGTGCTGCCCGGGGCCGGCGGCGTTCTGCCGGACGCCCCGGCGCCCGCTCCGCTGCCGCAGGACGCGCCGCGCGAACAGCGCCCGCCAGCCGGCGCGGCGGAACAGCAGGCGATGATCCAGGCCGCCGCGCAAGCGGCCGTGGCCGCCCAGCTGGCGCAACTGCCGCCGCCTGCGCAGCCCAGCCTGCCACCGGTAGCCGCGCCCGACAATAGCCAGATCCAGGTGCTGCGCAACGATACGGCGCCGCAAATCAACCCAGGCGTGCAGCAAGCCTACCAAGCCTTCAACGGGGGCCAGCTGGGCCTTGCTCGCCAGCAATATGAAAGCGTGCTGCGGCAGGATGCCAACAACCGCGACGCGCTGCTGGGCCTGGCGGCCGTGGCCCTGCGCGAGAACCAGGGCGCGCAGGCGGCGTCGCTGTACGTGCGCTTGCTCGAGATAAACCCGGACGATGGCGTCGCGCTGGCCGGCCTGATCGGCCTGCGCCAGGGCGACGTCGTGCAGAGCGAAGCCAGGCTGAAAGCACTCCTGGCCCGTACCCCCGACAGCGGCCCCGTGCTGTTTGCCCTGGGTAATGTGTATGCCAAGCAGCGCCGCTGGAACGAAGCGCAGCAGCAGTTTTTCCGCGCCTACGGCGCCGCGCCCGGCAATCCCGACTATGCCTTCAACCTGGCCGTGGGCCTGGACCGGTTGAACCAGCCCAAGCTGGCCGCCACGTATTACCAGCGCGCCTTGACCCTGGCGCAAACGACGCCCGCCGCCTTCGACCAGGCCGTCGTGCAAACGCGTTTGCGCGAACTGGCGGCCCCCGCACCGGCAGCACCGGCCCCTGCCGAGCCGGCCACCATCACACCCCGTCAGGAATAA
- a CDS encoding prepilin-type N-terminal cleavage/methylation domain-containing protein, with translation MLPRRQHGFTLVEIAIVLVIIGLLLGGVLKGQGLIDSAKVKNIIQQSNALTAAVNAYQDKFRALPGDDIQGTVHVPNSAGNGNGDGQIGDGQPREFTLAPQHLALGGFITGSFNGTSQFMTSAQGGAVYLYNDEVGGRAGNGIRFDNLPESYAEQIDSKLDDGVASTGSVRANMPYGNTGAIIPRTAVFF, from the coding sequence ATGCTCCCACGCCGCCAGCACGGCTTTACGCTCGTAGAAATCGCCATCGTCCTGGTCATCATCGGCTTGCTGCTCGGCGGCGTGCTCAAGGGACAAGGCTTGATCGACAGCGCCAAGGTGAAGAACATCATCCAGCAGTCGAATGCGCTGACGGCCGCCGTCAACGCCTACCAGGACAAATTCCGCGCCCTGCCCGGCGACGATATCCAGGGCACCGTGCACGTGCCCAATTCGGCCGGCAACGGCAATGGCGACGGCCAGATCGGCGACGGCCAGCCGCGCGAATTCACGCTGGCGCCGCAGCACCTGGCACTGGGCGGCTTCATTACCGGCTCGTTCAACGGCACCTCGCAATTCATGACCAGCGCCCAGGGCGGCGCCGTCTACCTGTACAACGATGAAGTGGGCGGACGGGCCGGCAACGGCATCCGTTTCGACAACCTGCCCGAGAGCTACGCGGAGCAGATCGACAGCAAACTCGACGATGGCGTGGCCAGCACGGGCAGCGTCCGGGCGAACATGCCCTATGGCAATACCGGTGCTATCATCCCCCGCACCGCCGTCTTTTTCTGA
- a CDS encoding GspE/PulE family protein — MAEQAKLPLGKLLIQKGVISEDQLRIALIEQRRSSEPLGKLLITLGFVTEATVREALSENLKQVSADLSSLVVDAIALKLIPKDVAKRYRVFPIVYERQADNLILAMADTSNIVALDQISAMLVKGITISTVLVNESDISRAIDQYYGFELSIDGILHEIETGEVSYQSMASPSDEYSQPMVRLIDALLADAVQNGASDIHFEPEQSFLRIRYRIDGILRQIRSLHKSYWPAMAVRLKVMSNMNIAEARAPQDGRISIKFSGRQIDFRASAQPTTHGENVVLRVLDRQKGIVPLDGLGLAEAELNLLKLMIARPDGVILVTGPTGSGKTTTLYSILNHINTESVNIMTLEDPVEYPMNMIRQTSVNESVKLGFADGIRSMMRQDPDIILVGEIRDRETAEMAFAAAMTGHQVYSTLHTSSAIGSVARLLDIGILPDIMAGNIIGIVAQRLVRRLCPHCKETVIADDVERRLLGLAASDAPASICRAVGCERCAHQGYKGRLAIMEILKMTAELDELTARRASSRELKNAARAAGFKGIVDDGVRRVLEGVTTLEEVGRVVDLTERLA, encoded by the coding sequence ATGGCAGAACAGGCAAAACTTCCGCTGGGCAAATTGCTGATCCAGAAAGGGGTGATCAGCGAAGACCAGTTGCGCATCGCCCTGATCGAGCAGCGGCGCAGCAGCGAACCGCTGGGCAAGCTGCTGATCACCCTGGGCTTCGTCACGGAAGCCACTGTGCGCGAGGCCCTCAGCGAAAACCTGAAACAGGTCAGCGCGGACCTGTCGAGCCTGGTTGTCGACGCCATCGCCCTGAAGCTGATTCCGAAGGACGTGGCCAAGCGCTACCGTGTCTTTCCCATCGTCTACGAGCGGCAGGCGGACAATCTGATCCTGGCCATGGCCGACACCAGCAACATCGTCGCGCTCGACCAGATCAGCGCCATGCTGGTCAAGGGCATCACGATTTCCACCGTGCTCGTCAACGAATCGGACATTTCGCGCGCCATCGACCAGTACTATGGTTTTGAATTGTCGATCGACGGCATCCTGCACGAAATCGAAACGGGCGAAGTCAGCTATCAAAGCATGGCGTCGCCGTCGGACGAGTACAGCCAGCCCATGGTGCGCCTGATCGACGCGCTGCTGGCCGACGCCGTGCAGAACGGCGCCTCGGACATCCATTTCGAGCCGGAACAGTCGTTCCTGCGCATCCGCTACCGCATCGACGGCATCCTGCGGCAAATCCGCAGCCTGCACAAATCGTACTGGCCGGCCATGGCCGTGCGCCTGAAGGTGATGTCGAACATGAATATCGCCGAAGCGCGCGCGCCGCAGGATGGGCGCATCAGCATCAAGTTTTCCGGTCGGCAAATCGACTTCCGCGCGTCCGCGCAACCCACGACGCATGGCGAAAACGTCGTGCTGCGCGTGCTGGACCGGCAAAAGGGCATCGTCCCGCTGGACGGGCTGGGCCTGGCCGAAGCGGAACTGAACTTGCTCAAACTGATGATCGCCCGTCCCGACGGCGTGATCCTCGTGACGGGCCCGACAGGCAGCGGCAAGACCACCACCCTGTATTCGATACTCAACCATATCAATACGGAAAGCGTCAACATCATGACCCTGGAGGACCCGGTCGAGTATCCGATGAACATGATACGCCAGACCTCCGTCAACGAATCCGTCAAGCTGGGCTTTGCCGACGGCATCCGCTCGATGATGCGGCAAGACCCGGACATCATCCTCGTGGGCGAGATCCGCGACCGCGAAACGGCGGAAATGGCCTTTGCCGCCGCCATGACGGGCCACCAGGTGTATTCCACTTTGCATACGAGCTCGGCCATCGGTTCCGTGGCGCGCCTGCTCGACATCGGCATCCTGCCCGACATCATGGCCGGCAACATCATCGGCATCGTGGCGCAGCGCCTGGTGCGCCGCTTGTGTCCGCATTGCAAGGAAACCGTGATCGCCGACGACGTCGAGCGCCGCCTGCTGGGCCTGGCAGCAAGCGATGCGCCCGCGTCCATCTGCCGCGCCGTCGGCTGCGAGCGCTGCGCGCACCAGGGCTACAAGGGCCGCCTGGCCATCATGGAAATCCTCAAGATGACGGCTGAACTCGATGAATTGACGGCGCGCCGCGCCAGTTCGCGCGAATTGAAGAACGCGGCGCGCGCGGCCGGCTTCAAGGGCATCGTCGACGACGGCGTGCGCCGCGTGCTCGAAGGCGTGACCACGCTGGAAGAAGTGGGCCGCGTGGTCGACTTGACGGAAAGGCTGGCCTGA
- a CDS encoding type II secretion system F family protein codes for MAQYVYRAMDAAGALIPGSMEAANVPDLEARLHRMQLDLIDCKITGQYLVLLGKRVIHRRDLINFCFHMEQLTGAGVPILEGLNDLRESTDHPRLREVVTDLIESIEGGLPLSGALAQHGDIFDATFTSLILAGEQSGKIAEVFKNLSESLKWQDELASQTRKIVMYPVIVALVVAGVTFFLMIYLVPQLTAFIRNMGGELPLHTRVLIFVSNVFIDYWYVLLALPVLLFFGLRALIRRSEAARYAWDGLKLRLWLVGPVLHKIILARFATFFALMYASGITILECIRLSEGIAGNQVVAAGLRRAAQLISEGHGVTAAFQHTGIFPPLVIRMLKVGEATGSLDTALRNVSYFYNREVKELIEKVQAMIEPAMTVILGLLLGWIMLSVLGPIYDTISTMKT; via the coding sequence ATGGCGCAATATGTCTACCGCGCCATGGATGCCGCCGGCGCATTGATTCCCGGCAGCATGGAGGCGGCCAACGTGCCGGACCTGGAAGCGCGCCTGCACCGCATGCAGCTGGACTTGATCGACTGCAAGATCACGGGCCAGTATCTGGTGCTGCTGGGCAAGCGGGTCATCCACCGCCGCGACCTGATCAACTTCTGCTTCCACATGGAACAATTGACGGGTGCGGGCGTGCCCATCCTGGAAGGCTTGAACGACTTGCGCGAAAGCACGGACCACCCGCGCCTGCGCGAAGTCGTCACGGATCTGATCGAAAGCATCGAAGGCGGCTTGCCGCTGTCGGGCGCGCTGGCCCAGCATGGCGACATCTTCGACGCCACGTTTACCAGCCTGATCCTGGCGGGCGAACAGAGCGGCAAGATCGCCGAAGTGTTCAAGAACCTGTCGGAAAGCCTGAAGTGGCAGGACGAGCTGGCCTCGCAGACGCGCAAGATCGTCATGTACCCGGTCATCGTCGCGCTGGTGGTGGCGGGCGTGACGTTTTTCCTGATGATTTATCTGGTACCCCAGCTGACGGCCTTCATCCGCAACATGGGCGGCGAGCTGCCGCTGCACACGCGCGTGTTGATCTTTGTATCGAATGTGTTCATCGATTACTGGTATGTGCTGCTGGCCTTGCCCGTGCTGCTGTTTTTCGGCCTGCGCGCCCTGATCCGCCGCAGCGAGGCGGCCCGCTATGCGTGGGATGGCTTGAAGCTGCGGCTGTGGCTGGTCGGCCCCGTGCTGCACAAGATCATCCTGGCCCGCTTCGCCACTTTTTTTGCCCTGATGTATGCTTCCGGCATCACGATACTCGAATGCATCCGCCTGTCCGAAGGCATCGCCGGCAACCAGGTGGTGGCGGCCGGCCTGCGCCGCGCCGCCCAGCTGATCAGCGAAGGCCATGGCGTGACCGCCGCCTTCCAGCATACGGGCATCTTCCCGCCACTGGTGATCCGCATGCTCAAGGTGGGCGAGGCCACGGGCTCGCTGGACACGGCCTTGCGCAATGTCAGTTACTTTTACAACCGCGAAGTGAAGGAATTGATTGAAAAAGTGCAAGCCATGATCGAGCCGGCCATGACGGTCATCCTGGGCCTGCTGCTGGGCTGGATCATGCTGTCAGTGCTGGGGCCGATCTACGACACCATCAGCACGATGAAAACTTGA